The following proteins are co-located in the Neomonachus schauinslandi chromosome 8, ASM220157v2, whole genome shotgun sequence genome:
- the MPIG6B gene encoding megakaryocyte and platelet inhibitory receptor G6b isoform X2 — protein MALVLQLLPLLLSRAQRDPGASLDGRPGDSVNFSCVGVSHPIRWAWAPSFPACKGLSKGRRPILWASSSGNPTVSPVQPFAGRLRALDPSIRRLELLLSAGDSGTFFCRGRNEEESRTVLHVLGDGADCRAPGPTHDDHPRTRLDHSPDLLCSPHIDPLVKVKPQRPVKEEEPKNAGELDQEASLLYADLDHLAFRRPLRLSPVVPADASTIYAVVV, from the exons ATGGCTCTGGTTCTGCAGCTGCTGCCGTTGCTGCTGTCTAGGGCCCAGAGGGACCCCGGGG CTTCACTGGACGGCCGCCCTGGAGACTCGGTGAATTTCTCCTGCGTAGGGGTCTCGCATCCCATCCGCTGGGCCTGGGCGCCTAGCTTCCCGGCCTGCAAGGGCTTGTCCAAGGGACGCCGCCCCATCCTGTGGGCCTCATCGAGCGGGAACCCCACTGTGTCTCCAGTCCAGCCCTTTGCTGGTCGCCTACGTGCCCTGGACCCTAGTATCCGGCGGCTGGAGCTCCTCTTGAGCGCGGGGGACTCAGGCACCTTTTTCTGCAGGGGCCGCAACGAGGAAGAAAGCCGTACGGTGCTTCACGTGCTAGGGGACGGGGCTGATTGCAGGGCACCGGGGCCTACCCACG ACGATCACCCCCGCACCCGCCTCGACCACTCCCCAGATTTG CTCTGTTCCCCCCATATAGATCCACTCGTGAAAGTCAAGCCCCAGAGGCCAGTAAAGGAGGAGGAGCCTAAGAATGCAGGGGAACTGGACCAGGAGGCG AGCCTTCTCTACGCAGACCTGGATCATCTGGCCTTCAGAAGGCCCCTCCGGTTGTCCCCAGTGGTCCCGGCTGATGCCTCCACCATCTATGCGGTTGTAGTTTGA
- the MPIG6B gene encoding megakaryocyte and platelet inhibitory receptor G6b isoform X3, with product MALVLQLLPLLLSRAQRDPGASLDGRPGDSVNFSCVGVSHPIRWAWAPSFPACKGLSKGRRPILWASSSGNPTVSPVQPFAGRLRALDPSIRRLELLLSAGDSGTFFCRGRNEEESRTVLHVLGDGADCRAPGPTHDPLVKVKPQRPVKEEEPKNAGELDQEASLLYADLDHLAFRRPLRLSPVVPADASTIYAVVV from the exons ATGGCTCTGGTTCTGCAGCTGCTGCCGTTGCTGCTGTCTAGGGCCCAGAGGGACCCCGGGG CTTCACTGGACGGCCGCCCTGGAGACTCGGTGAATTTCTCCTGCGTAGGGGTCTCGCATCCCATCCGCTGGGCCTGGGCGCCTAGCTTCCCGGCCTGCAAGGGCTTGTCCAAGGGACGCCGCCCCATCCTGTGGGCCTCATCGAGCGGGAACCCCACTGTGTCTCCAGTCCAGCCCTTTGCTGGTCGCCTACGTGCCCTGGACCCTAGTATCCGGCGGCTGGAGCTCCTCTTGAGCGCGGGGGACTCAGGCACCTTTTTCTGCAGGGGCCGCAACGAGGAAGAAAGCCGTACGGTGCTTCACGTGCTAGGGGACGGGGCTGATTGCAGGGCACCGGGGCCTACCCACG ATCCACTCGTGAAAGTCAAGCCCCAGAGGCCAGTAAAGGAGGAGGAGCCTAAGAATGCAGGGGAACTGGACCAGGAGGCG AGCCTTCTCTACGCAGACCTGGATCATCTGGCCTTCAGAAGGCCCCTCCGGTTGTCCCCAGTGGTCCCGGCTGATGCCTCCACCATCTATGCGGTTGTAGTTTGA
- the CLIC1 gene encoding chloride intracellular channel protein 1, whose protein sequence is MAEEQPQVELFVKAGSDGAKIGNCPFSQRLFMVLWLKGVTFNVTTVDTKRRTETVQKLCPGGQLPFLLYGTEVHTDTNKIEEFLEAVLCPPRYPKLAALNPESNTAGLDIFAKFSAYIKNSNPALNDNLEKGLLKALKVLDNYLTSPLPEEVDETSAEDEGISQRKFLDGNELTLADCNLLPKLHIVQVVCKKYRGFSIPEGFRGVHRYLRNAYAREEFASTCPDDEEIELAYEQVAKALK, encoded by the exons ATGGCTGAAGAACAACCTCAGGTTGAATTGTTCGTGAAG GCTGGCAGTGATGGGGCCAAGATTGGGAACTGCCCCTTCTCCCAGAGACTGTTCATGGTACTCTGGCTCAAGGGAGTCACCTTCAACGTCACCACCGTTGACACCAAGAG GCGGACTGAGACAGTACAGAAGCTGTGCCCAGGGGGGCAGCTCCCATTCCTGCTGTATGGCACCGAAGTGCACACAGACACCAACAAGATTGAGGAGTTTTTGGAGGCGGTGCTGTGCCCTCCCAG GTACCCCAAGCTGGCAGCTCTCAACCCTGAATCCAACACGGCGGGGCTGGACATATTTGCCAAATTTTCTGCTTACATCAAGAATTCAAACCCGGCACTCAATGATA ATCTGGAGAAGGGGCTCCTGAAAGCCCTGAAAGTTTTAGACAATTACTTGACATCCCCCCTCCCAGAAGAAGTGGATGAGACCAGTGCTGAGGACGAGGGCATCTCTCAGAGGAAGTTTCTGGATGGCAATGAGCTCACTCTGGCTGACTGCAACCTGTTGCCAAAGCTCCACATAGTACAG gtGGTTTGTAAGAAGTACAGGGGATTCTCCATCCCCGAGGGGTTCCGCGGAGTGCATCGGTACTTGCGCAATGCCTATGCTCGGGAAGAGTTTGCCTCCACCTGTCCAGATGATGAGGAGATCGAGCTGGCTTACGAGCAAGTGGCCAAGGCCCTCAAATAA
- the LY6G6C gene encoding lymphocyte antigen 6 complex locus protein G6c, with the protein MKGLLLVTLSALLCWVSADIRCHSCYKVPVLGCVDRQSCRLEPGQQCLTTNVYLGKMWVFSNLRCGTPGEPCREAFNQTNHKLGLTYNTTCCSKDNCNSPAPRPTPALTPVLLTSVAGLGLWLLH; encoded by the exons ATGAAAGGCCTTCTGCTGGTCACCCTGTCGGCTCTGCTCTGCTGGGTCTCAG CTGACATTCGCTGTCACTCCTGCTACAAAGTCCCTGTGCTGGGCTGTGTGGACCGGCAGTCCTGCCGCCTGGAACCAGGACAACAGTGCCTGACAACAAATGTGTACCTCG GTAAGATGTGGGTTTTCTCCAACCTTCGATGTGGCACACCGGGAGAGCCTTGTCGGGAGGCCTTCAACCAAACCAACCACAAGCTGGGCCTGACCTATAACACCACCTGCTGCAGCAAGGACAACTGCAATAGCCCAGCCCCTCGGCCCACCCCAGCGCTGACCCCTGTGCTCCTCACCTCTGTGGCTGGCCTTGGCCTCTGGCTGCTGCACTGA
- the LOC110586687 gene encoding lymphocyte antigen 6G6e-like encodes MGTSSIFLCILFICGALGLTTPPPPPPARGRLRCYTCSFAKPCYPVATECQDDEACDISTGTSEQNEIIERKGCLPRAQCPLQGRATYWSRSYTLRHHCCEQDLCNTATTLQPLPSPLLTALLLLLGASFTWGGPLLRWLQAGLQPSTQGSAPIITAFQTPASEICPRT; translated from the exons ATGGGCACCTCCAGCATCTTCCTGTGCATCCTGTTCATCTGTGGGGCACTGG GTCTCAccacgcccccgcccccgccccctgcccggGGTCGGCTCCGCTGTTACACCTGCAGCTTCGCCAAACCCTGCTACCCTGTTGCCACCGAGTGTCAGGACGACGAAGCTTGTGACATCAGCACTGGCACCTCAG AGCAGAATGAGATCATCGAGCGGAAAGGCTGCCTCCCACGGGCCCAGTGCCCTCTGCAGGGCCGTGCCACCTACTGGTCGCGCTCCTACACTCTGCGGCACCACTGCTGTGAGCAGGACCTGTGCAACACAGCTACCACGCTGCAGccgctccccagccccctcctcactgccctgctcctcctcctcggGGCCAGCTTCACCTGGGGAGGCCCCCTCCTCCGCTGGCTTCAAGCTGGTCTGCAGCCTTCCACCCAGGGCTCTGCCCCCATCATCACCGCCTTCCAGACACCCGCATCTGAGATATGCCCAAGAACCTGA
- the DDAH2 gene encoding N(G),N(G)-dimethylarginine dimethylaminohydrolase 2 has translation MGTPGEGLGRCSHALIRGVPESLASGEGAGAGLPALDLAKAQREHGVLGGKLRQRLGLQLLELPPEESLPLGPLLGDTAVIQGDTALITRPWSPSRRPEVDGVRRALQDLGLRIVEMGDENATLDGTDVLFTGREFFVGLSKWTNHRGAEIVADTFRDFAVSTVPVSGPSHLRGLCGMGGPRTVVAGSSDAAQKAVRAMAVLTDHPYASLTLPDDAAADCLFLRPGLPSVLPFLLHRGGGDLPNSQEALQKLSDVTLVPVSCSELEKAGAGLSSLCLVLSTRPHS, from the exons ATGGGGAcgccaggggaggggctgggccgcTGCTCCCACGCCCTGATCCGGGGGGTCCCAGAGAGCCTGGCTTCGGGGGAGGGTGCGGGGGCTGGCCTCCCGGCTCTGGACCTGGCTAAAGCCCAGAGGGAGCACGGGGTACTggggggtaaactgaggcagcGATTGGGGCTGCAGCTGCTAGAACTGCCTCCTGAAGAGTCGCTGCCGCTGGGACCGCTGCTCGGTGACACCGCCGTGATCCAAGGGGACACGGCCCTAATTACGCGTCCCTGGAGCCCCTCCCGCAGGCCGGAG GTCGATGGAGTCCGCAGAGCCCTTCAGGACCTTGGGCTCCGGATCGTGGAGATGGGGGATGAGAACGCGACGTTGGATGGCACTGATGTTCTCTTTACCG GCCGGGAGTTTTTCGTAGGCCTCTCCAAGTGGACCAATCACCGAGGAGCTGAGATCGTGGCGGACACGTTCCGG GACTTCGCCGTCTCCACAGTGCCGGTCTCGGGCCCCTCGCACCTGCGCGGCCTCTGCGGCATGGGGGGACCCCGCACTGTCGTGGCCGGTAGCAGCGACGCTGCCCAAAAGGCTGTCAGG gCGATGGCAGTGTTGACAGACCACCCCTACGCATCCCTGACCCTCCCAGATGATGCAGCTGCTGACTGTCTCTTTTTGCGACCCGGGCTGCCTAGTGTGCTCCCTTTTCTCCTGCACCGTGGAGGCGGGGACCTGCCCAATAGCCAGGAG GCACTGCAGAAGCTCTCTGATGTCACCCTGGTACCTGTGTCCTGCTCAGAACTGGAGAAGGCAGGCGCCGGGctcagctccctctgcctggtgctcAGCACACGCCCCCACAGCTGA
- the MPIG6B gene encoding megakaryocyte and platelet inhibitory receptor G6b isoform X1, whose product MALVLQLLPLLLSRAQRDPGASLDGRPGDSVNFSCVGVSHPIRWAWAPSFPACKGLSKGRRPILWASSSGNPTVSPVQPFAGRLRALDPSIRRLELLLSAGDSGTFFCRGRNEEESRTVLHVLGDGADCRAPGPTHGSVNPQLLIPLLGAGLVLGLGALGVVWWWHRRSPPHPPRPLPRFDPLVKVKPQRPVKEEEPKNAGELDQEASLLYADLDHLAFRRPLRLSPVVPADASTIYAVVV is encoded by the exons ATGGCTCTGGTTCTGCAGCTGCTGCCGTTGCTGCTGTCTAGGGCCCAGAGGGACCCCGGGG CTTCACTGGACGGCCGCCCTGGAGACTCGGTGAATTTCTCCTGCGTAGGGGTCTCGCATCCCATCCGCTGGGCCTGGGCGCCTAGCTTCCCGGCCTGCAAGGGCTTGTCCAAGGGACGCCGCCCCATCCTGTGGGCCTCATCGAGCGGGAACCCCACTGTGTCTCCAGTCCAGCCCTTTGCTGGTCGCCTACGTGCCCTGGACCCTAGTATCCGGCGGCTGGAGCTCCTCTTGAGCGCGGGGGACTCAGGCACCTTTTTCTGCAGGGGCCGCAACGAGGAAGAAAGCCGTACGGTGCTTCACGTGCTAGGGGACGGGGCTGATTGCAGGGCACCGGGGCCTACCCACG GGTCCGTGAATCCGCAGCTCCTCATCCCCCTGCTGGGCGCTGGGCTAGTGCTGGGACTCGGGGCGTTGGGCGTGGTCTGGTGGTGGCACAG ACGATCACCCCCGCACCCGCCTCGACCACTCCCCAGATTTG ATCCACTCGTGAAAGTCAAGCCCCAGAGGCCAGTAAAGGAGGAGGAGCCTAAGAATGCAGGGGAACTGGACCAGGAGGCG AGCCTTCTCTACGCAGACCTGGATCATCTGGCCTTCAGAAGGCCCCTCCGGTTGTCCCCAGTGGTCCCGGCTGATGCCTCCACCATCTATGCGGTTGTAGTTTGA